The Streptomyces sp. YIM 121038 genome includes a window with the following:
- a CDS encoding acyltransferase domain-containing protein, which produces MSGPLPDPDGPQIEELARTPTLLHLAAIASSLVLYLVAGAQGLAGNVLIGHSTGELTALAAADALAVSDAARVLCEREVALADGGFAGGLTAVRTGAQRAGHLCGATGGWTLMSSLFNAPEQTVISGAVDELARLEKVTRAAGVQATRLLVVHPHHNPILALAAHRLAHVTVDYRLVEPATKVYSPLLGGFARKAGDVRRIIDRHLVDPVPYQQAIRALCADHGVGTFIEVGVHPILTECVRESLPPSVPLVGPLPGATDAKKILAVFPGSAAADGVQDTIPSAAVADPVPMQPSVPAMRLSDDRPTGLALAAAPAELPTPLAAAAASGTRSPEREKLLSQLRRTFAEALGYPEGVSTEDTHLEADLGIASVKKTELLAQLIDESDLSPCPPASVLVRDYTTLPRLADLMEHLAADEDAEAERHECLAAGFRRADSPGDRWQTGHRAGRVARLRPPQRSRHRQLLPLRAGGRADPRRSGDLWRFT; this is translated from the coding sequence GTGTCCGGACCTCTCCCTGATCCGGATGGGCCGCAGATCGAGGAGTTGGCCCGGACGCCGACACTGCTGCATCTGGCAGCGATCGCCTCGTCGCTGGTGCTGTATCTGGTAGCGGGGGCGCAGGGGCTTGCCGGTAACGTGCTGATCGGGCACAGCACCGGGGAACTGACGGCGCTGGCCGCCGCTGACGCGCTGGCCGTGTCTGACGCCGCACGGGTGCTGTGTGAGCGTGAAGTGGCCTTGGCCGACGGTGGGTTCGCCGGAGGTCTGACGGCTGTGCGGACTGGTGCCCAGCGGGCCGGTCATCTGTGCGGTGCCACGGGCGGCTGGACGCTGATGTCGTCCCTGTTCAATGCGCCGGAGCAGACGGTGATCTCGGGGGCCGTCGATGAGTTGGCCCGCTTGGAAAAGGTCACGCGGGCGGCGGGGGTGCAGGCCACTCGCCTGCTGGTGGTCCATCCGCACCACAATCCGATACTCGCCCTTGCCGCCCACCGCCTGGCACACGTCACCGTCGACTACCGGCTGGTGGAGCCTGCCACAAAGGTGTATTCACCACTGCTCGGCGGCTTCGCACGGAAGGCAGGGGATGTGCGCCGGATCATTGATCGGCACCTGGTCGATCCTGTGCCTTATCAGCAGGCCATCCGGGCCCTGTGCGCCGACCACGGGGTCGGCACCTTCATCGAGGTGGGCGTCCACCCCATTCTGACCGAGTGCGTGCGGGAGAGTCTGCCGCCTTCGGTACCCCTGGTCGGACCACTGCCCGGGGCCACTGACGCAAAGAAGATCCTTGCCGTGTTCCCCGGGAGCGCCGCTGCCGACGGCGTGCAGGACACCATTCCATCGGCTGCAGTGGCCGACCCGGTGCCCATGCAGCCCTCGGTTCCCGCAATGCGTCTGTCCGATGACCGGCCGACGGGGCTCGCACTCGCTGCGGCACCCGCCGAGCTCCCCACACCGCTGGCTGCCGCGGCCGCTTCGGGAACACGGTCGCCGGAGCGCGAGAAGCTGCTCTCGCAGTTGCGCCGGACCTTCGCCGAGGCCCTGGGTTATCCAGAAGGGGTGTCCACCGAGGACACACATCTGGAGGCCGATCTTGGTATCGCCTCGGTGAAGAAGACCGAGCTCCTGGCGCAGTTGATCGATGAGTCCGATCTGTCGCCCTGCCCTCCGGCGAGCGTGCTGGTCCGCGACTACACCACGCTTCCCAGACTCGCCGATCTGATGGAGCATCTCGCTGCCGATGAGGATGCCGAGGCAGAGCGGCATGAGTGCCTCGCTGCGGGATTTCGCCGGGCGGACAGTCCTGGTGACCGGTGGCAGACAGGGCATCGGGCGGGCCGTGTCGCTCGTCTTCGCCCGCCGCAGCGCTCACGTCATCGTCAACTGCTTCCACTCCGAGCCGGAGGCCGAGCAGACCCTCGCCGATCTGGAGACCTGTGGCGGTTCACGTGA
- a CDS encoding beta-ketoacyl synthase N-terminal-like domain-containing protein, producing MALGECDAALAGAVLMHSSETRHLEAASLLTSQRGVCFAFDGQADGYVRGEDAGVLRLERFEDALRDGDGAGPHSGSRSCEESLLWKRALLFSFLVCVATLMAFSPGWLPTPLRLRLCSQR from the coding sequence TTGGCGCTCGGCGAGTGCGATGCGGCATTGGCCGGGGCCGTGCTGATGCACTCGTCGGAGACCCGCCATCTGGAGGCGGCGTCGCTGCTGACCTCGCAGCGCGGGGTGTGCTTTGCCTTCGACGGCCAGGCCGACGGCTATGTGCGCGGCGAGGATGCGGGGGTACTGCGGCTCGAGCGCTTTGAGGATGCGCTGCGCGACGGCGACGGGGCTGGCCCCCATTCGGGATCGCGTTCGTGTGAGGAGAGCCTGCTGTGGAAAAGGGCACTGCTGTTCAGTTTCCTAGTTTGCGTGGCTACACTCATGGCCTTCTCGCCGGGTTGGCTGCCTACGCCTCTGAGGTTGCGGCTCTGCTCTCAGAGGTAG
- a CDS encoding DUF5988 family protein, whose amino-acid sequence MSTANTGMSQAGAMAPETVAGEPGWRSLPLLVVLRGGPSGLARVWQIPGRVRPEKVTIAYYGQHQHFVRTTETKTTEGQSLPVFRWSYSTKIAE is encoded by the coding sequence ATGTCCACTGCCAACACCGGTATGTCTCAGGCAGGCGCGATGGCCCCGGAGACCGTGGCTGGCGAACCCGGGTGGCGAAGCCTTCCGCTGCTGGTCGTACTGCGGGGCGGGCCCAGCGGCCTGGCCCGGGTGTGGCAGATCCCGGGCAGGGTACGACCGGAGAAGGTGACGATCGCGTACTACGGCCAGCATCAGCATTTCGTGCGGACCACCGAGACAAAGACTACCGAGGGACAGTCGCTGCCGGTTTTCCGGTGGTCCTACAGCACGAAGATCGCCGAATAA
- a CDS encoding Lsr2 family protein, giving the protein MAQKTIVITTDDLTGETSEEVSAHTFSLNGVTYEIDLTPENYDKLDAALRPFIEKGRKMGRVKKGTRARKTDISGPKPEEVRAWARGKGFEVNDRGRVSAQVMEAFEAAH; this is encoded by the coding sequence ATGGCCCAGAAGACAATCGTCATTACGACCGATGACCTCACCGGTGAAACGTCCGAAGAGGTGAGCGCACACACGTTCTCACTCAATGGTGTGACTTACGAGATTGACCTCACTCCGGAGAACTACGACAAGCTCGACGCGGCTTTGCGCCCATTCATCGAAAAGGGACGAAAGATGGGCCGTGTGAAGAAGGGAACAAGGGCACGCAAGACCGACATTAGCGGCCCGAAGCCCGAAGAAGTGCGGGCATGGGCGCGAGGAAAAGGCTTCGAGGTAAACGACCGTGGTCGCGTGTCAGCTCAGGTGATGGAGGCCTTCGAAGCTGCTCATTGA
- a CDS encoding IS1182 family transposase, which yields MSLRPRSGEQVPSLTAQVARASNPGGTTAIWVRDRLDGLWCDEDFADWYPRDGRPGLSPAQLATVCVLQFLLGLSDRQAAEAVRCRIDFKYALAMELDDPGFHHSVLADFRDRLAEGDRADRLLDLALARLKEARLVRERTTQRTDSTHVLAAVRDLTRLELITEAVRAALEEVAGSSPHLLDGLVDEDWGLRYGRPVRLGKNPTKPMTRILATGNDAARLLEHLYRHGADRTPGSRVQALRQIMVQNYHRDQAGRLRWRTAEKEGGPGLPSSSRAIVSPYDTSARYARHGHIISWKGFAAHLTETCAPDGPNVITDVATTAATTHDSQVLPGIHTRLARRGLLPAEHLVDTGYTSLPHLEQATREHQVTVSGPLKSNPTHQHRRGEGFARDDFHIDYDRQQVTCPQGQVSAGWHGPYPTSSPTAAPLIVARFTKTQCQPCPARTQCTTARESHRTVGFPPRELRDLQLRVRAEQQKPEWKTRYAVRSGVEGTVNEFAHGHGMRRCRYRGQGKAHIQHILTAIAVNIERLSQLPPAEEVPAPRQPTAFQHYLDQHAIPPAQVLANPGNLTPASSRSPTESS from the coding sequence TTGTCGCTCCGCCCTCGTTCCGGTGAGCAGGTCCCGTCTCTGACCGCGCAAGTCGCGCGGGCGAGCAACCCGGGCGGGACGACGGCGATATGGGTACGCGACCGCCTCGATGGGCTGTGGTGCGATGAGGACTTCGCCGACTGGTACCCGCGGGACGGGCGGCCGGGGCTCTCGCCTGCTCAACTGGCCACGGTCTGTGTGCTGCAGTTCCTGCTCGGCCTGTCGGACCGGCAGGCCGCCGAGGCGGTCCGCTGCCGCATCGACTTCAAGTACGCCCTGGCGATGGAGCTGGACGATCCCGGGTTCCACCACAGTGTGCTGGCCGACTTCCGCGACCGTCTCGCCGAAGGCGACCGCGCCGACCGCCTCCTCGACCTCGCGCTGGCCCGCCTCAAGGAGGCCAGACTGGTGCGCGAGCGCACCACGCAGCGCACCGACTCCACCCACGTCCTGGCCGCGGTGCGCGACCTGACCCGCCTGGAGCTGATCACCGAGGCAGTCCGCGCCGCACTCGAAGAAGTCGCTGGTTCTTCCCCGCACCTGCTCGACGGCCTGGTCGACGAGGACTGGGGGCTCCGCTACGGCCGGCCGGTCCGTCTGGGCAAGAACCCCACCAAGCCCATGACCAGGATCCTCGCCACCGGAAACGACGCCGCCCGGCTCCTGGAACACCTCTACCGGCACGGAGCAGACCGCACGCCCGGCTCCCGTGTCCAGGCCCTGCGCCAGATCATGGTGCAGAACTACCACCGTGATCAGGCAGGTCGGCTGCGCTGGCGCACCGCCGAGAAGGAAGGCGGGCCTGGACTGCCGTCCTCGTCCCGGGCGATCGTCTCGCCCTACGACACCTCGGCCCGCTACGCGAGGCACGGGCACATCATCAGCTGGAAGGGGTTCGCCGCTCATCTGACGGAGACCTGTGCTCCCGACGGCCCCAACGTGATCACGGATGTCGCGACCACTGCGGCTACCACCCACGACAGCCAGGTCCTGCCCGGCATCCACACCCGCCTGGCGCGTCGCGGACTGCTGCCCGCCGAGCACCTGGTCGACACTGGCTACACCTCCCTGCCCCACCTGGAACAGGCCACCCGTGAACACCAGGTCACCGTCTCCGGGCCGCTGAAGAGCAACCCCACCCACCAGCACCGCCGAGGCGAGGGCTTCGCCCGGGACGACTTCCACATCGACTACGACCGTCAGCAGGTCACCTGCCCCCAGGGACAGGTCAGCGCGGGCTGGCACGGCCCCTACCCGACCTCCTCGCCGACCGCGGCCCCGCTGATCGTGGCCAGATTCACCAAGACCCAGTGCCAGCCCTGCCCGGCCCGCACCCAGTGCACCACCGCCCGCGAAAGCCACCGCACCGTGGGCTTTCCCCCACGAGAACTCCGCGACCTGCAACTTCGCGTCCGCGCCGAGCAGCAGAAGCCCGAGTGGAAGACCCGCTACGCGGTCCGCTCCGGAGTGGAGGGCACGGTCAACGAGTTCGCCCACGGCCACGGCATGCGGCGCTGCCGCTACCGAGGACAGGGAAAGGCCCACATCCAGCACATCCTGACGGCCATCGCCGTCAACATCGAGCGCCTCAGCCAACTGCCACCGGCCGAGGAAGTACCCGCTCCCCGCCAACCGACCGCCTTCCAGCACTACCTCGACCAGCACGCGATACCCCCGGCCCAAGTCCTGGCGAACCCTGGGAACCTGACCCCCGCATCTTCAAGATCCCCGACAGAGTCAAGCTGA
- a CDS encoding Uma2 family endonuclease — MGVDAIMHTEFPEGYTVFFGAHGKVIMTPQSEEHSSTIRSLQIDTLALGRHAKVTSDVYIDFPADENSAPDLAILRENAHKQGKRYSFEDVLLIAEVVSLSSARKDYDDRTVKYGRYGIPKGNSEVVDHAGLQVRRSSSWIIELL, encoded by the coding sequence ATGGGCGTTGACGCGATCATGCACACCGAGTTCCCGGAGGGCTACACGGTCTTCTTCGGAGCTCACGGGAAGGTGATCATGACTCCGCAGAGTGAGGAGCACTCCAGCACCATCCGTTCGCTACAGATTGACACACTCGCGCTGGGGCGTCATGCGAAGGTGACATCGGATGTGTACATCGACTTCCCGGCGGATGAGAACTCCGCTCCTGACCTGGCGATCCTGCGGGAGAACGCACACAAGCAGGGCAAGCGGTACAGCTTCGAGGATGTCCTGCTGATCGCGGAGGTGGTGTCGCTCTCCTCCGCCCGCAAGGACTACGACGACCGCACCGTGAAGTACGGCCGCTACGGCATACCGAAAGGTAATTCAGAAGTGGTGGATCATGCTGGGCTCCAGGTGCGGAGGAGTTCGAGCTGGATCATTGAGCTTCTTTGA
- a CDS encoding transposase family protein has translation MVIHPAALDLPRALVEWGTMLIVTREGDRRCKLRPSQRAMVAPVYLREHTTLAKIAAGFGISQPTAHAYTSTVIHLLAERAPGLLKVLRETGPDFVLLDGTPAECDRIGDGRADYSHKHRRHAVNVQVVTDPGGRLLWLSPTPPGRSHDLTAARTHWIIRICERQGVPILILADLAYQGGGPWLTTGIKRRPLQELTPTEKTVNRTLATARAPVERGITRLKSWQTFRRSRYSPNRMTSIAKAVLTLERQH, from the coding sequence TTGGTCATCCATCCTGCCGCACTCGACCTGCCCCGTGCACTCGTGGAGTGGGGCACCATGCTGATCGTCACGCGTGAGGGCGACCGGCGCTGCAAGCTCCGCCCGTCTCAGCGCGCGATGGTGGCACCGGTGTACCTGCGCGAACACACCACCCTGGCGAAGATCGCTGCCGGGTTCGGGATCAGCCAGCCCACCGCCCACGCCTACACCAGCACGGTCATCCACCTGCTCGCCGAGCGTGCACCGGGACTGCTGAAGGTCCTGCGCGAGACCGGTCCCGACTTCGTCCTGCTGGACGGCACCCCCGCCGAGTGCGACCGGATCGGCGACGGACGAGCCGACTACTCCCACAAGCACCGCCGGCACGCGGTGAACGTGCAGGTGGTCACCGATCCCGGCGGCCGGCTGCTGTGGCTTTCACCCACGCCGCCGGGCCGGTCTCACGACCTGACCGCCGCCCGCACTCACTGGATCATCCGCATCTGCGAGCGCCAGGGCGTCCCCATCCTGATCCTGGCCGATCTCGCCTACCAGGGCGGCGGCCCCTGGCTGACCACGGGCATCAAACGCAGACCCCTGCAGGAACTCACCCCCACCGAGAAAACCGTCAACCGGACCCTGGCCACAGCACGGGCACCGGTCGAACGCGGCATCACCCGCCTGAAGTCCTGGCAGACCTTCCGCAGATCCCGATACAGCCCCAACCGCATGACGTCCATCGCCAAAGCCGTCCTCACCCTCGAGCGGCAACACTGA
- a CDS encoding transposase — protein sequence MDFAAWKAVYRFFRRWQQCGFPDCLHDALRELARKAAGKKARPTAAIVDSQSVKASWHVAAEPRAFNGGKKVTGRKRHLVADTLGLLLVVPVTTAGLQDRDVAVPLLARLRRGFATVRKVWTDGGWALTLDFEHVYAARARVVDVVWRTSS from the coding sequence GTGGACTTCGCGGCGTGGAAGGCGGTCTATCGCTTCTTCCGCCGTTGGCAGCAGTGCGGATTCCCCGACTGCCTGCATGACGCGCTGCGCGAGCTGGCCCGCAAGGCGGCGGGGAAGAAGGCGCGGCCGACGGCCGCGATCGTGGACTCTCAGAGCGTGAAGGCGTCCTGGCACGTCGCCGCGGAGCCCCGCGCCTTCAATGGCGGGAAGAAGGTCACGGGCCGTAAGCGGCACCTGGTGGCGGACACCCTCGGCCTGCTCCTCGTGGTGCCGGTGACCACGGCCGGCCTGCAGGACCGGGACGTGGCCGTGCCCCTGCTTGCGCGACTGCGCCGCGGCTTCGCCACGGTTCGCAAGGTGTGGACTGACGGCGGATGGGCCTTGACCCTGGACTTTGAACACGTCTATGCGGCTCGGGCCAGGGTAGTTGATGTTGTTTGGAGGACGTCCTCGTAG
- a CDS encoding RNA-guided endonuclease TnpB family protein, which yields MPVVELTRGFRFALDVSPRVGAELARHAGAARWAYNYALAKKTASYRAWAQRRNALVDAGVGKAEASKRLRAQAALRGREAAAWEYHRKVLVSWTRRNPKLVREPANADPEVLARLRELREDVERGSLEHRRLLAEARAWCDAAKGGQFAAGDRFPSAMDICALWRDERDVVCSGEDGPWHGEVSSYAFSGGFDRAERAWKNWTDSLAGLRAGRAVGFPRFKKKGRSTDSFMLCHDVNHPAIRIEQHQGAGAYHYLQLPKIGRVRTWDDARRLAKLVKSGRAVISSVTISRAADRWYASVVCRIEQDVPVAFKHTAADGTSALYLSHSEAITAAAACAKQALAAQAEQHKRRGDQQAAAKLAQITHALAPCSPGTCADAAERARARQLAQVHGGPVQRVGKNTPTQRVGGLVGVDLGSKHLATLTARLDQSDPGSMTVAAPKSLNTMLGKLARAQQVLSRKMKSSGRRQKAARRVARIHHKVALHRAGALHDVSKRLTTGFTQVAIENLNLVQLTASSKGTAENPGKNVKVKAAFNRHLLDSALGELRRQLTYKSLWYGSELLVLDKGSAPNQTCGQCGERNPNSPPLHARFTCFTCGHTADRTHNSASAIRRLAREQIAAVASDRGDTQNARRASVRPDNPRETGHGAMKREDPGHAAGRGPSSG from the coding sequence GTGCCTGTGGTGGAGTTGACGCGGGGTTTCCGGTTTGCTCTGGATGTTTCGCCGCGGGTGGGGGCGGAGTTGGCGCGGCATGCGGGGGCGGCGCGGTGGGCGTACAACTACGCGTTGGCGAAGAAGACCGCTTCCTATCGTGCGTGGGCGCAGCGGCGTAATGCTCTGGTGGATGCGGGTGTGGGCAAGGCGGAGGCGTCGAAGCGGTTGAGGGCACAGGCTGCTCTGCGGGGGCGTGAGGCGGCAGCGTGGGAGTATCACCGCAAGGTGCTGGTGTCGTGGACGCGTAGGAATCCCAAGCTGGTACGGGAGCCCGCCAACGCTGATCCTGAGGTGCTGGCGCGTCTGAGGGAGCTGCGTGAGGATGTCGAGCGGGGCAGCCTGGAGCATCGTCGGCTGCTGGCTGAGGCGCGGGCTTGGTGCGATGCGGCCAAGGGCGGGCAGTTCGCGGCGGGGGATCGGTTTCCGTCGGCGATGGATATCTGTGCGTTGTGGCGTGATGAGCGTGACGTAGTGTGCTCGGGCGAGGATGGCCCTTGGCACGGGGAGGTGTCCAGTTATGCGTTCTCGGGCGGGTTTGACCGGGCGGAGCGGGCGTGGAAGAACTGGACTGACAGTCTCGCCGGGCTGCGGGCGGGGCGTGCGGTGGGGTTTCCCCGGTTCAAGAAGAAGGGCCGCAGTACGGATTCGTTCATGCTGTGCCACGACGTGAACCATCCGGCCATCCGCATCGAGCAGCACCAAGGCGCGGGTGCCTATCACTATCTTCAGCTGCCGAAGATCGGCCGGGTGCGGACATGGGACGACGCCCGCCGCCTGGCCAAGCTGGTGAAGAGTGGGCGGGCGGTGATCTCGTCGGTGACGATCAGCCGGGCCGCGGACCGCTGGTACGCCTCCGTGGTCTGCCGCATCGAGCAGGATGTCCCGGTGGCGTTCAAGCACACCGCTGCTGACGGTACGAGTGCTCTCTACCTCAGCCACTCTGAGGCCATCACGGCTGCCGCGGCGTGTGCGAAGCAGGCCTTGGCCGCACAGGCAGAGCAGCACAAGCGGCGCGGAGACCAGCAGGCCGCCGCGAAACTCGCCCAGATCACCCACGCCCTCGCCCCCTGCTCACCGGGCACCTGCGCCGACGCGGCCGAGCGGGCCCGCGCCCGCCAGCTCGCCCAGGTCCACGGCGGGCCGGTGCAGCGTGTCGGGAAGAACACCCCTACCCAGCGGGTGGGCGGCCTCGTCGGGGTGGACCTGGGGTCGAAACATCTTGCCACCCTCACCGCGCGCCTGGACCAGTCCGATCCTGGCTCGATGACCGTGGCCGCCCCCAAGAGCCTCAACACCATGCTGGGTAAACTCGCGCGCGCCCAGCAGGTGCTGTCACGGAAGATGAAGTCCTCTGGCCGGCGCCAGAAGGCGGCCCGCCGGGTGGCCCGGATCCACCACAAGGTGGCCCTGCACCGCGCCGGAGCCCTTCATGACGTCTCCAAGCGTCTGACCACTGGCTTCACCCAGGTGGCGATCGAGAACCTGAACCTGGTCCAGCTCACCGCCTCCAGCAAAGGAACAGCAGAAAACCCCGGCAAGAACGTGAAGGTGAAAGCAGCCTTCAACCGGCACCTCCTCGATTCAGCCCTGGGTGAGCTGCGTCGTCAGCTCACTTATAAAAGCCTCTGGTACGGGTCCGAACTCCTGGTTTTGGACAAGGGATCGGCACCGAACCAGACGTGTGGACAGTGCGGAGAGCGAAACCCAAACTCCCCGCCCCTCCACGCGCGCTTCACCTGCTTCACGTGCGGTCATACCGCGGACCGCACGCACAACAGCGCCAGCGCCATCCGGCGGCTCGCGCGAGAGCAGATCGCGGCAGTGGCCTCCGATAGGGGGGACACTCAAAACGCTCGCCGAGCCTCAGTAAGACCCGACAACCCACGGGAAACCGGGCATGGAGCGATGAAACGAGAAGACCCCGGCCACGCCGCTGGCCGCGGGCCCTCCAGCGGGTAA
- a CDS encoding transposase has translation MGPDAALSKSTLSSICQAVRTEYDAWRERDLSGVTLDCLFIDASPFRMHPNAPAEPVLAAWGIDTGGRPVLIGLEAAGSQSHDAWAGFLQGLLDRGLTPPLLVISDGGSALISACEPVLGRSPRQRCLIHQCRNVTSKASRHDLEQVKKEFWENFDTSELSIPPGQRLVETVQRRTDAFAAKWEKSYPAALKPLLADRSPLTASLRFPAEHHKRIRHSSFIQRTSGKTRRRVKAIGRFPGETSCVSLAFAVPSRTATGWHGFTTTPTGPRQLERIRRDLLHPTETEVIHLAPPARVSLTKAASHQPHGTPRRAFYTAPKTRPHAPSG, from the coding sequence TTGGGCCCGGATGCGGCGCTGTCGAAGTCCACGCTCTCCAGCATCTGCCAGGCGGTCCGCACCGAGTACGACGCCTGGCGCGAACGCGATCTGTCCGGCGTCACGCTGGACTGCTTGTTCATCGACGCCTCGCCCTTCCGCATGCACCCGAACGCTCCCGCGGAGCCGGTGCTCGCCGCCTGGGGCATCGACACCGGCGGCAGGCCCGTCCTCATCGGCCTGGAAGCCGCCGGCTCCCAATCCCACGACGCCTGGGCCGGCTTCCTCCAGGGACTCCTCGACCGCGGCCTCACCCCGCCGCTGCTGGTGATATCCGACGGCGGCAGCGCCCTCATCTCCGCCTGCGAGCCCGTCCTGGGCCGCAGCCCGCGCCAGCGGTGTCTGATACACCAATGCCGCAACGTCACCTCGAAGGCCAGCCGCCACGACCTCGAGCAGGTCAAGAAGGAGTTCTGGGAGAACTTCGATACCAGCGAGCTCAGTATCCCGCCTGGTCAGCGGCTCGTCGAGACCGTTCAGCGCCGCACCGACGCCTTCGCCGCGAAGTGGGAGAAGAGCTACCCCGCAGCCCTCAAGCCCCTTCTGGCAGACCGGAGTCCACTCACCGCCTCCCTGCGCTTCCCTGCCGAGCACCACAAGCGGATCCGCCACTCCAGCTTCATCCAGCGGACCTCCGGCAAGACCCGGCGCCGGGTCAAGGCCATCGGCCGCTTCCCCGGCGAGACCTCCTGCGTCAGCCTGGCCTTCGCCGTCCCGTCCCGCACCGCGACCGGATGGCACGGCTTCACCACCACCCCCACCGGCCCGCGCCAACTCGAACGCATACGCCGCGACCTGCTCCACCCCACCGAGACAGAAGTGATCCACCTCGCACCCCCGGCCCGCGTGTCCCTCACCAAGGCCGCATCACATCAACCCCACGGAACCCCTCGTCGAGCCTTTTACACCGCACCGAAGACGCGACCTCACGCTCCATCGGGGTGA
- a CDS encoding transposase, translated as MARQYSGALGGVCPCQIGVMAAWATGAGQALVDRELYLPKERAEDRPRCRAAYAPDEVVFAAKPRLAEQMISRILPDLPQGRVWVAADEVCGHGGAFCGFLEEHHLPYVVNVQADHTVLPRPGWRHLARLVERVATEDEWVTLPAGPSQLGSRTWRWWVRQIPDPEAGPWAWARWIAVRRRPEEPENRDYYIGWGPPGTELEEIVLVPGAH; from the coding sequence GTGGCCCGTCAATATTCCGGAGCCCTGGGCGGGGTGTGCCCCTGCCAGATCGGGGTGATGGCCGCCTGGGCCACCGGCGCCGGACAAGCCCTGGTCGACCGGGAGTTGTACCTGCCCAAGGAGCGGGCCGAGGACCGGCCGCGGTGCCGTGCGGCGTACGCCCCCGACGAGGTCGTCTTCGCGGCCAAGCCGCGTCTGGCAGAGCAGATGATCTCCCGGATCCTGCCCGACCTGCCGCAGGGACGGGTGTGGGTGGCCGCCGACGAGGTCTGCGGCCACGGCGGGGCCTTCTGCGGCTTCCTCGAAGAACACCACCTGCCCTATGTGGTCAACGTGCAGGCCGACCACACCGTGCTGCCCCGCCCCGGCTGGCGCCACCTCGCCCGCCTGGTCGAGCGCGTCGCGACCGAGGACGAGTGGGTCACCCTGCCCGCCGGACCCAGCCAGCTCGGCAGTCGCACCTGGCGGTGGTGGGTCCGCCAGATCCCCGATCCGGAGGCAGGACCCTGGGCGTGGGCGCGGTGGATCGCGGTCCGCCGCCGCCCCGAGGAGCCCGAAAACCGTGACTACTACATTGGGTGGGGGCCGCCCGGGACCGAGCTGGAAGAGATCGTTCTGGTTCCCGGTGCCCACTAG
- a CDS encoding IS701 family transposase → MTPEELAGCRDRLEEFAAEVFAPLVRSDQRAKGGLYLRGLLLDGRRKSMQPMARRLGVDHQRLQQFVTSSTWLAAVVQRRLARRAVAAVCPEVWVVDDTAFPKDGDHSPAVAVQYCGTLGKKANCQVAVSVHAATDAASCPLAWRLFVPACWDGPAAAERRRRCRIPPMVRHRPKWQLALDMLDDLAGTGLRPPVVTADAAYGSNAAFRTGLEERHLAYVLQVKGELTAYAADAQPVTPPYGGRRPRPLSRYRTRPLSLRGHVLTAGRRQAVTITWRHGSKDRMRSRFVLLRVRPAGRRPRPAADGTLSLRWLIAQWPPDADEPVRYWLSNLPADLPPSVLVRLAKTRWRIEHDYRELKTALGTVSRITCEARWRGLRG, encoded by the coding sequence ATGACTCCGGAGGAGCTTGCCGGGTGCCGGGACCGGTTGGAGGAGTTCGCGGCGGAGGTGTTCGCTCCGCTGGTGCGGTCGGACCAGCGGGCCAAGGGCGGGTTGTATCTGCGGGGCCTGCTGCTGGACGGGCGGCGCAAGTCGATGCAGCCGATGGCCCGCCGCCTCGGTGTTGATCACCAGCGGTTGCAGCAGTTCGTCACGTCGTCGACCTGGCTGGCCGCTGTGGTTCAGCGGCGGCTGGCCAGGCGGGCGGTGGCCGCGGTCTGTCCGGAAGTGTGGGTGGTGGATGACACCGCCTTCCCCAAGGATGGTGATCACTCGCCGGCGGTGGCAGTGCAGTACTGCGGCACGCTGGGCAAGAAGGCCAACTGCCAGGTCGCGGTGAGCGTGCACGCGGCCACCGATGCCGCTTCCTGCCCGCTGGCCTGGCGGCTGTTCGTGCCTGCGTGCTGGGACGGGCCAGCGGCCGCCGAGCGGCGCCGGCGCTGCCGGATCCCGCCCATGGTGCGTCACCGGCCCAAGTGGCAGCTGGCGCTGGACATGCTGGATGACCTGGCCGGGACCGGACTGCGGCCGCCAGTGGTGACCGCGGATGCCGCCTACGGCAGCAACGCCGCCTTCCGCACCGGGCTGGAGGAACGGCACCTGGCCTACGTGCTCCAGGTCAAAGGCGAGCTGACGGCCTATGCGGCGGACGCCCAGCCGGTGACACCGCCCTATGGCGGGCGGAGACCACGCCCGCTGTCCCGCTACCGCACCCGTCCGCTCAGCCTGCGCGGCCATGTGCTGACCGCCGGCCGCCGCCAGGCCGTCACCATCACCTGGCGCCACGGCTCCAAAGACCGTATGCGGTCCCGGTTCGTACTCCTTCGCGTCCGCCCGGCCGGGCGCCGCCCCCGGCCCGCCGCCGACGGCACCCTCTCCCTGCGCTGGCTGATCGCCCAGTGGCCCCCGGACGCCGACGAGCCGGTCAGGTACTGGCTGTCCAACCTGCCCGCCGACCTCCCGCCCAGTGTCCTGGTCCGGCTGGCCAAGACACGCTGGCGCATCGAGCACGACTACCGCGAACTGAAGACCGCCCTAGGCACTGTTTCTCGGATCACGTGCGAAGCCAGATGGCGAGGGCTGCGAGGGTGA